Proteins co-encoded in one Streptomyces sp. JH34 genomic window:
- a CDS encoding FAD-dependent oxidoreductase → MTVTLTTAGPLHPDGGAEGTYDVTVVGAGVVGAAVARELARHRLRTALIDAADDIGDGTSKANTAILHTGFDAVPGSLEARLVREGRDLLAAYATETGIPVERVGALLVAWDEDQLAALPGLRDKAARNGYHASRIIDAEELRAREPHLGPGALGALDVPDESIICPWTTPLAFATQAVRGGVHLHLNCRVLDITTDADTHTLTTSRGPLRTRFLVNAAGLHADEVDRLLGHDVFTVTPRRGQLVVFDKLARPLVSHILLPVPGPAGKGVLVAPTVFGNVLLGPTAEELDDKTATGSTADGIRFLREKGRRIVPALLDEEVTAVYAGLRAATGQEDYRIQEYPGLRYVAVGGIRSTGLTASMAIGRHVMELLTAVGLDPGEPHDLPPLTMPGLGEAFTRPYRDAALIAGDPAYGTLVCHCEQVSLGEIRDALASTIPPHSPDGLRRRTRARGGRCQGFYCGAAVRALFEEERP, encoded by the coding sequence GTGACCGTCACCCTCACCACAGCCGGCCCTCTTCACCCCGACGGTGGCGCGGAGGGCACCTACGACGTCACCGTCGTCGGCGCGGGCGTCGTGGGCGCGGCCGTCGCCCGCGAACTGGCACGCCACCGACTGCGCACGGCCCTGATCGACGCGGCCGACGACATCGGCGACGGCACCTCCAAGGCCAACACCGCGATCCTGCACACCGGCTTCGACGCCGTACCCGGATCGCTGGAGGCCCGCCTCGTACGCGAAGGACGGGACCTGCTCGCCGCCTACGCCACCGAGACCGGCATCCCGGTCGAACGCGTCGGGGCGCTCCTCGTGGCCTGGGACGAGGACCAGCTCGCCGCACTGCCCGGGCTGCGGGACAAGGCGGCGCGCAACGGCTACCACGCGTCCCGCATCATCGACGCCGAGGAGCTGCGGGCCCGCGAACCGCACCTCGGCCCCGGGGCCCTCGGCGCGCTCGACGTCCCCGACGAGAGCATCATCTGCCCCTGGACCACCCCGCTCGCCTTCGCCACCCAAGCGGTCCGCGGGGGCGTCCATCTGCACCTGAACTGCCGGGTGCTGGACATCACCACCGACGCCGACACCCACACGCTCACCACCTCGCGCGGCCCGCTGCGCACCCGCTTCCTCGTCAACGCCGCCGGGCTCCACGCCGACGAGGTCGACCGCCTCCTCGGCCACGACGTCTTCACCGTGACCCCACGCCGCGGCCAGCTCGTCGTCTTCGACAAGCTGGCCCGCCCGCTCGTCAGCCACATCCTGCTGCCCGTCCCCGGCCCGGCGGGCAAGGGCGTCCTGGTCGCACCGACCGTGTTCGGCAACGTCCTCCTCGGCCCCACCGCCGAGGAACTCGACGACAAGACCGCCACCGGCTCCACGGCCGACGGGATCCGGTTCCTCCGGGAGAAGGGCCGCCGGATCGTGCCCGCGCTCCTCGACGAGGAGGTCACGGCCGTCTACGCGGGACTGCGCGCCGCCACGGGGCAGGAGGACTACCGCATCCAGGAGTACCCCGGCCTGCGCTACGTCGCCGTGGGCGGCATCCGCTCCACCGGCCTCACCGCGTCCATGGCGATCGGACGCCACGTCATGGAACTGCTCACGGCCGTCGGTCTGGACCCCGGCGAACCGCACGATCTGCCGCCCCTGACGATGCCCGGTCTCGGCGAGGCCTTCACCCGCCCGTACCGGGACGCCGCTCTGATCGCGGGGGACCCGGCGTACGGCACCCTCGTCTGCCACTGTGAACAGGTCAGCCTCGGCGAGATCCGGGACGCGCTGGCCTCGACGATCCCGCCGCACTCCCCGGACGGCCTGCGGCGCCGCACCCGCGCCCGCGGCGGGCGCTGCCAGGGCTTCTACTGCGGCGCCGCCGTCCGCGCCCTGTTCGAGGAGGAACGACCGTGA
- a CDS encoding FAD-dependent oxidoreductase codes for MTGKAREVDVLIVGAGPAGLAAGAELAAAGAGRVEILEREQEAGGIPRHCHHGGFGGRVDRSAYAWASATGSTYARRGTTGPSYARRSVAAAAAAGAALRTGVTATGWAGPRTLETTGPAGLERITARAVILATGARERPRGARLIPGTRPPGVYTTGELQQAVHLYGQRIGTRAVVVGDEPVSHAAAATLHAAGVHLVAVVTDRTAPALRLRNPRVPLLTGATVTELMGRTRLSGVALRHDDGRTTTLRCDTVVLTGDFVPDHELARRGGILLDPGTRGPAYDAAHRTSLPGVFAVGNLLHAVEHAGYAAQEGRAVAVPVLHRLAGTEEPAGGGRRIVVDAPLRWIAPNVTGPDGTRPQGDRFVLRTERRLPRPLLVVSQDGRELHRQRLRAAAVPGRPFHLPADWADRVDRDGTAVRITAR; via the coding sequence GTGACCGGGAAAGCACGCGAGGTGGACGTCCTGATCGTCGGCGCGGGACCCGCCGGCCTCGCGGCCGGAGCCGAACTCGCCGCGGCGGGCGCCGGCCGGGTGGAGATCCTGGAGCGTGAGCAGGAGGCGGGCGGGATCCCCCGCCACTGCCACCACGGCGGATTCGGCGGCCGCGTCGACCGGTCCGCGTACGCCTGGGCATCGGCGACCGGCTCCACGTACGCACGGCGAGGCACCACCGGGCCCTCCTACGCCCGCCGGAGCGTCGCGGCCGCCGCGGCAGCGGGCGCGGCCCTGCGCACCGGAGTCACCGCGACCGGCTGGGCGGGGCCCCGCACCCTCGAGACCACCGGGCCCGCCGGACTCGAACGGATCACCGCCCGCGCCGTGATCCTCGCGACCGGTGCCCGCGAACGCCCGCGCGGTGCCCGGCTGATCCCCGGCACCCGGCCGCCCGGCGTCTACACCACCGGCGAACTCCAGCAGGCCGTCCACCTGTACGGACAGCGGATCGGCACCAGGGCGGTCGTCGTCGGCGACGAACCCGTCAGCCACGCGGCCGCAGCGACCCTGCACGCCGCGGGCGTCCACCTCGTCGCCGTGGTCACCGACCGGACGGCCCCCGCCCTCCGGCTGCGGAATCCGCGCGTCCCGTTGCTCACCGGCGCCACCGTCACCGAACTCATGGGCAGGACACGCCTGTCCGGGGTGGCGCTGCGCCACGACGACGGACGTACGACCACCCTGCGCTGCGACACCGTGGTCCTGACCGGCGACTTCGTCCCCGACCACGAACTGGCCAGGCGCGGGGGGATCCTCCTCGACCCCGGCACCCGGGGACCCGCGTACGACGCCGCCCACCGGACCTCGCTGCCGGGCGTCTTCGCCGTCGGGAACCTGCTGCACGCCGTCGAACACGCGGGGTACGCGGCGCAGGAGGGCCGGGCCGTGGCGGTGCCCGTACTGCACCGCCTGGCCGGCACGGAGGAACCGGCGGGCGGCGGACGAAGGATCGTCGTCGACGCGCCCCTGCGGTGGATCGCTCCGAACGTGACGGGGCCGGACGGGACGCGTCCGCAGGGGGACCGGTTCGTGCTGCGCACCGAGCGGCGGCTGCCCCGTCCGCTGCTCGTCGTCTCGCAGGACGGACGGGAACTGCACCGGCAGCGACTGCGGGCCGCCGCGGTCCCCGGCAGACCGTTCCATCTGCCGGCCGACTGGGCCGACCGCGTCGACCGGGACGGCACGGCCGTTCGGATCACCGCCCGGTGA
- a CDS encoding sulfite exporter TauE/SafE family protein, which yields MDTITLWQLAALAAASTLVGFSKTAVSGANTISLAVFAAVLPARESTGVLLPILIAGDIIAVLVYRRHAHWPTLLRLFPAVAVGVAAGTAFMMWADDDAVRTSIGAILLFMAGVTLWRRRERPQPPPDEEGSGTPSRGERLKARSYGVLGGFTTMVANAGGPVMSLYLLSAGFRKLGFLGTSAWFFLIVNTSKVPFSVGLGLIDARSLLLDAALVLFVVPGAYLGRACVGRINQKIFDRLVIGATVLGGLQLLLG from the coding sequence ATGGACACCATCACACTCTGGCAACTGGCCGCGCTCGCGGCGGCATCCACTCTCGTCGGCTTCTCGAAGACGGCGGTCAGCGGTGCCAACACGATCAGCCTCGCGGTCTTCGCGGCCGTACTCCCGGCCCGCGAATCGACCGGAGTGCTGCTCCCGATCCTGATCGCGGGCGACATCATCGCCGTGCTGGTCTACCGCCGCCACGCCCACTGGCCGACCCTGCTGCGCCTCTTCCCCGCGGTCGCGGTGGGCGTGGCGGCGGGCACCGCCTTCATGATGTGGGCCGACGACGACGCCGTACGCACCTCGATCGGCGCGATCCTGCTCTTCATGGCGGGCGTCACCCTCTGGCGCCGGCGGGAACGGCCCCAGCCGCCCCCGGACGAGGAGGGCTCCGGCACGCCGTCGCGCGGAGAGCGTCTGAAGGCCCGTTCGTACGGGGTGCTCGGCGGGTTCACCACGATGGTGGCCAACGCCGGCGGCCCCGTGATGTCGCTCTACCTGCTGTCGGCGGGCTTCCGGAAACTGGGCTTCCTGGGGACGTCGGCGTGGTTCTTCCTGATCGTCAATACCTCGAAGGTGCCCTTCAGCGTCGGACTCGGCCTCATCGACGCGCGGTCGCTGCTGCTCGACGCCGCCCTCGTGCTGTTCGTCGTCCCCGGCGCCTACCTCGGCCGCGCCTGCGTCGGCCGGATCAACCAGAAGATCTTCGACCGGCTCGTGATCGGGGCAACGGTCCTGGGCGGCCTCCAACTGCTGCTGGGCTGA
- a CDS encoding FGGY family carbohydrate kinase, whose amino-acid sequence MTEPVLAIDQGTSGTKALVICPERGVIGSGSAPVRPRYGAGGLVEADPAELIGSVLDAGRQAVADAAEPVAAVGLANQGETVLAWDPATGRPLTDAVVWQDRRAEGVCGDLSAHADELKRLTGLPLDPYFAAPKMAWIRRELTREGVVTTSDSWLVHQLTGAFVTDAATAGRTQLLSLHDVDWSPAALEVFGLSDERLPAVVDCAGPVGTTTAFGGEIPLTGLLVDQQAALLAQNALEPGQAKCTYGTGAFLLAQTGSRPSAGSTGLVSCVAWRLGGRTAYCLDGQVYTAASAVRWLTDLGVISGAADLDPVGASVRDTGGVTFVPALAGLAAPWWRSDLRGSVTGLGLDTTAGHLVRALCEGIAAQVVALADAVASDQGAPLTTLRVDGGLTRSSLLMQTQADLLQRPVEVSALPDATALGAGVVARLGLDPDLTPGRATPPWRPSAVYEPHIGPEEASERLAGFRAAVDSLLERV is encoded by the coding sequence TTGACAGAGCCGGTACTCGCCATCGACCAGGGGACATCCGGGACCAAGGCGCTGGTGATCTGCCCGGAGCGCGGGGTGATCGGTTCCGGTTCGGCGCCGGTGCGCCCGCGCTACGGCGCCGGGGGCCTGGTGGAGGCCGACCCCGCCGAGCTGATCGGGTCGGTCCTCGACGCCGGCCGGCAGGCGGTGGCGGACGCCGCCGAACCCGTGGCGGCCGTCGGCCTGGCCAACCAGGGAGAGACGGTACTGGCCTGGGACCCCGCGACCGGACGGCCGCTCACCGACGCCGTGGTCTGGCAGGACCGCCGTGCGGAAGGCGTCTGCGGAGACCTCTCGGCACACGCCGACGAGCTGAAGAGGCTCACCGGACTGCCCCTCGACCCGTACTTCGCCGCGCCCAAGATGGCGTGGATCCGCCGCGAGCTGACCCGGGAAGGGGTCGTGACCACCAGCGACTCCTGGCTGGTCCACCAGCTGACGGGGGCCTTCGTCACCGACGCCGCCACCGCGGGACGCACCCAGCTGCTCAGCCTCCACGACGTCGACTGGTCACCAGCCGCCCTGGAGGTCTTCGGTCTGTCGGACGAGCGGCTGCCCGCCGTCGTCGACTGCGCCGGTCCGGTCGGCACCACCACCGCGTTCGGCGGGGAGATCCCCCTGACCGGCCTCCTCGTGGACCAGCAGGCCGCGTTGCTGGCACAGAACGCGCTGGAACCCGGCCAGGCCAAGTGCACCTACGGGACCGGGGCGTTCCTCCTCGCGCAGACCGGCAGCCGCCCGAGCGCCGGCTCCACCGGTCTGGTCAGCTGCGTCGCCTGGCGCCTCGGCGGCCGGACCGCCTACTGCCTCGACGGCCAGGTGTACACGGCCGCCTCGGCCGTGCGCTGGCTCACCGATCTCGGGGTGATCTCCGGGGCCGCGGACCTCGACCCGGTGGGAGCCTCCGTCCGTGACACCGGCGGGGTCACCTTCGTCCCCGCGCTCGCCGGCCTCGCGGCCCCCTGGTGGCGCAGCGACCTGCGCGGTTCCGTGACCGGGCTCGGGCTCGACACCACCGCCGGCCACCTCGTCCGGGCGCTGTGCGAGGGCATCGCCGCACAGGTCGTCGCCCTGGCCGACGCCGTCGCGTCCGACCAGGGCGCCCCGCTGACCACGCTGCGGGTCGACGGCGGACTGACCCGCTCGTCCCTGCTCATGCAGACCCAGGCGGACCTGCTGCAACGGCCCGTCGAGGTCTCGGCGCTGCCCGACGCGACCGCGCTGGGCGCCGGCGTGGTCGCCAGACTCGGACTCGATCCGGACCTGACGCCGGGCCGGGCGACACCCCCGTGGCGTCCCTCCGCCGTGTACGAACCACACATCGGCCCCGAGGAGGCGTCGGAGCGTCTCGCGGGCTTCCGCGCCGCCGTGGACAGCCTGCTGGAGCGCGTGTGA
- a CDS encoding DUF350 domain-containing protein, producing MTDIINGLGRATAYGALGVVLLVLGIFLIDALTPGKLGRQIWEERNRNAALLLSSALLGIGGIVFTSIWTTYEDFGKGLASTAAFGLLGLVMMAVAFLVVDLVTPGKLGATLVEREPHPAVWVTASCNLAVSAIVSASIA from the coding sequence ATGACCGACATCATCAACGGCCTCGGCCGTGCCACCGCATACGGGGCCCTCGGCGTCGTACTGCTCGTTCTCGGCATCTTTCTGATCGACGCCCTGACTCCGGGCAAGCTCGGCCGCCAGATATGGGAGGAGCGCAACCGCAACGCGGCGCTCCTCCTGAGTTCGGCGCTGCTCGGCATCGGCGGCATCGTGTTCACGTCGATCTGGACGACCTACGAGGACTTCGGCAAGGGCCTCGCCTCGACGGCCGCGTTCGGGCTGCTCGGTCTGGTCATGATGGCGGTGGCCTTCCTCGTCGTGGACCTCGTCACGCCCGGGAAGCTGGGGGCCACGCTGGTGGAGCGGGAGCCCCACCCGGCGGTGTGGGTGACCGCGTCCTGCAACCTGGCCGTGTCCGCGATCGTCTCGGCGTCGATCGCCTGA
- a CDS encoding amino acid permease — MSISASTPSGTEPAPQKDEEQRLRELGYQPVLARRMGGFGNFAISFSVISILSGCMTLYGFGMSTGGPAVMLWGWAGVGLFVLCVGMALAEVTSAYPTSGALYYMADRLGGRKWGWYTGWLNLLGLLGAIAGIDYGAALFTGALLNLQWGFDPTPGHTMVIFLCILLLHAVLNLFGVRLVSVLNSISVWWHLGGVAVIVTVLAIVPSNHQSPSFVFTEFVNGTGWENPLYVAAIGLLLAQYTFCGYDASAHLSEETSNASVTAAKGIVRAIWVSWIAGFVLLAGLTFAIQDYAGTQNSATGVPPAQILIDALGTAGATVMLLIVIAAQLFCGNAEVAAASRMVFAFSRDNALPGSALWRKVSARTQTPVPAVWLSVGVAALLAVPSLYSATAYGAVTAINVIGITPAYAIPIYLKLRAGDRFERGPWHLGRWSKPIGWIAVVWVAVVTVLFLLPQSSPVTVDSMNYASIALVAVLILATVWWFVARRSYSTPAAYGNAREQAEIAEGIV, encoded by the coding sequence ATGTCCATATCCGCCTCGACCCCGTCGGGCACGGAGCCCGCGCCGCAGAAGGACGAGGAGCAGCGGCTCCGCGAGCTGGGTTACCAGCCCGTACTCGCCCGCCGTATGGGCGGCTTCGGGAACTTCGCGATCAGCTTCTCCGTCATCTCGATCCTCTCCGGCTGCATGACGCTGTACGGCTTCGGCATGTCGACCGGCGGCCCCGCCGTCATGCTCTGGGGCTGGGCCGGTGTCGGCCTGTTCGTGCTCTGCGTGGGCATGGCCCTGGCCGAGGTCACCAGCGCGTACCCGACGTCGGGGGCGCTCTACTACATGGCCGACCGGCTCGGCGGCCGCAAGTGGGGCTGGTACACCGGGTGGCTGAACCTGCTCGGCCTGCTGGGCGCGATCGCCGGGATCGACTACGGGGCCGCGCTGTTCACCGGCGCGCTGCTCAATCTGCAGTGGGGGTTCGACCCGACCCCCGGACACACGATGGTGATCTTCCTCTGCATCCTGCTGCTGCACGCCGTGCTCAACCTCTTCGGGGTGCGTCTGGTCAGCGTCCTCAACTCGATCAGTGTGTGGTGGCACCTGGGTGGTGTCGCCGTGATCGTGACCGTGCTGGCGATCGTGCCCTCGAACCACCAGTCGCCGTCGTTCGTCTTCACGGAGTTCGTCAACGGCACCGGCTGGGAGAACCCCCTCTACGTGGCCGCGATCGGTCTGCTGCTGGCGCAGTACACCTTCTGCGGGTACGACGCCTCGGCCCACCTGTCCGAGGAGACGTCCAACGCCTCGGTGACGGCGGCGAAGGGCATCGTGCGGGCCATCTGGGTGTCGTGGATCGCCGGTTTCGTGCTGCTGGCCGGGCTGACCTTCGCCATCCAGGACTACGCGGGTACGCAGAACAGTGCCACCGGGGTCCCGCCCGCCCAGATCCTCATCGACGCACTGGGTACGGCGGGTGCCACCGTGATGCTGCTGATCGTCATCGCGGCCCAGCTGTTCTGCGGCAACGCCGAGGTGGCGGCCGCGAGCCGGATGGTCTTCGCCTTCAGCCGTGACAACGCGCTGCCGGGCTCGGCGCTGTGGCGCAAGGTGAGCGCGCGGACCCAGACCCCGGTGCCCGCGGTGTGGCTCTCGGTCGGTGTCGCCGCGCTGCTGGCGGTCCCGTCGCTGTACTCCGCGACCGCGTACGGGGCGGTCACGGCGATCAACGTCATCGGGATCACGCCCGCGTACGCCATCCCGATCTACCTGAAGCTGCGGGCCGGGGACCGCTTCGAGCGCGGCCCCTGGCACCTGGGCCGCTGGTCGAAGCCGATCGGCTGGATCGCCGTGGTGTGGGTCGCCGTCGTGACCGTGCTGTTCCTGCTGCCGCAGTCCTCGCCGGTGACCGTCGACTCCATGAACTACGCGTCGATCGCCCTGGTCGCGGTGCTGATCCTGGCCACGGTGTGGTGGTTTGTCGCACGCCGTTCCTACAGCACTCCGGCCGCGTACGGGAACGCCCGTGAGCAGGCGGAGATCGCCGAGGGCATCGTCTGA
- a CDS encoding DUF309 domain-containing protein encodes MDESRRDRDGEGRARNARPRDGLGRPLPYGSPGVERQPEGVVRSPGETVREAQWLLDAGMPFHAHEVFEDAWKSGPDAERELWRGLAQMAVGLTHAARGNAAGGARLLRRGAVAVEAFRTSDPHGIGVDGLIVWAQGLAGRVDPSGPAAGEGSRRPGGDGAVRAVDAAAEAPRLRREDRAGE; translated from the coding sequence GTGGACGAATCTCGCAGGGACCGCGACGGGGAAGGGAGGGCGCGCAACGCGCGCCCTCGGGACGGGCTCGGGCGCCCCCTGCCCTACGGGAGTCCGGGGGTGGAGCGGCAGCCCGAGGGCGTGGTCCGCTCCCCCGGCGAGACCGTGCGGGAGGCACAGTGGCTGCTGGACGCGGGGATGCCGTTCCATGCCCACGAGGTGTTCGAGGACGCCTGGAAGTCGGGGCCGGACGCGGAGCGCGAGCTGTGGCGGGGGCTCGCGCAGATGGCGGTGGGTCTGACCCATGCCGCCCGGGGCAACGCGGCGGGCGGGGCGCGGCTGTTGAGGCGGGGCGCCGTCGCCGTGGAGGCTTTCCGCACGTCCGATCCGCACGGGATCGGGGTGGACGGGCTGATCGTCTGGGCACAGGGTCTGGCGGGCCGGGTGGATCCCTCCGGACCCGCCGCGGGCGAGGGATCCAGGCGCCCGGGAGGCGACGGGGCGGTGCGGGCCGTCGACGCCGCTGCGGAGGCTCCCCGGTTGCGGCGGGAGGACCGGGCCGGGGAGTGA